The following coding sequences are from one Capsicum annuum cultivar UCD-10X-F1 chromosome 3, UCD10Xv1.1, whole genome shotgun sequence window:
- the LOC107865395 gene encoding uncharacterized protein Mb2253c-like, protein MTEYEACILGLRMAVDMDIRGLLVIEDSDLLIHQVQGEWTTKNVKILPYVQYVKELSKRFTKIEFKHVPRIQNEFADALATLSSMIQHSDKNYIDPIKVEIHDQQAYCFHIDEESDGRPWYYDIKRLLGAGRYPEGATGK, encoded by the coding sequence ATGAcagaatatgaggcttgcattctCGGGCTTAGGATGGCAGTAGACATGGACATTAGAGGGCTATTGGTGATCGAAGATTCAGATTTGTTGATCCATCAGGTGCAAGGAGAATGGACCACCAAGAATGTCAAAATCCTTCCTTATGTGCAATATGTTAAGGAATTGAGCAAAAGGTTTACGAAGATCGAATTCAAGCATGTCCCTCGAATTCAAAATGAGTTCGCCGATGCCTTGGCGACATTATCTTCAATGATTCAGCATTCAGATAAGAATTACATCGATCCCATCAAAGTGGAGATACACGACCAACAAGCCTACTGTTTCCATATCGATGAAGAGTCAGATGGAAGACCgtggtactatgacattaagaggtTACTCGGAGCAGGAAGATATCCAGAAGGCGCTACTGGCAAATAG